TCATAACTGTTTCGAAACCCTGTAATATATTACATTCTGTGTGAAGTTGCTATTATTTTCAGACATATCCAAATTCCTATGACCCCGGAAGTCATTTGAAGAAACCCACAGCTTCCATTTGCACACATGCCAACACAGAGAGGTTtagttgctttgctttgctttatcACGTGCTATTTCCTTGTTCTTGTTCAAACAGCACCATGGCCAGTTTGGGGCGAGAACCAAGACCTTCCAAGTTGCTCTGAACGCACCGGTGGTAGATGTCCTCGCTAAGCCGTGGGTTGCAGGCTTGGTAGTGGTAACCCTGGTGCAAAGCTGGCTCTACGGCCCTGAACACATGCAGACCCGAGTACTTGACAAACATGTCATAAATGTCCAGGGTCTCTAGGATCTCCTCGTTCTCTTGGACATCTTCAAGCATTTTTGTGCGTGTTGCCATATAGTCTGCATTGTAAAAACAAGCTTCATCAAACGACCAGCGATTAAAATGCCCAGAGTCTTTGCCCAGGTCGACTGTGGTCGGGCGCGGCTCGTTGTGATAAACCACATCGGGATTGTAATCCTGGAAATGGATGGGGAAGAACACTTGCCAGTTGTTTATGGAATTCATGCGGCAACGGTTCAGAAACTCTGCATTGATATTGGTGTTAACACCCGCTAAGAGGAACAGAGTGTCAACCGGGTGCTTCTTTGAAATGATGTCCATGAATTTGATCTGAGATGGTGTTTCCGTCTTAACGCTGATCCAAGGGATTTTCACTGAGGAGAATTTACCCTCGAGGATGTTTATTTCAGTCTTTACGCTAGCAAATATGTCATTCTGGTGAACTTGCTGTGCCTCCACTgggtcataaataaataagaaggtgAGGATGGCGTTTTCACTTGTCTCAAATGAATTTGAGGCAAAGACCTTCAAGAAATGTTCGACATAGTCCCGTTCCAACACAGATATTGGTATAATGACATGAACCCTTGTAGCTTCTGTGACATAGGGCATGGGAATGATCTCTACTTGGCTCAAAGGTCGCACCAAATGAACACGCTTGGAGATTGAACGACTACGACCTTTTTGGTTGACCGCTTCGAGCTGCAGATCTAAGGTGTACTccatgcccctggtagggtcaaAGCGTCTGTAGCCATTAATCAGATGCTGCTTTTTCAGGAGCAAGACCGGTTTGTACTTCTTGTTCAGCTCTCCTACAGCTACGTCAATGACATCAGCCACATCCATGCGGTCAATGCCACGCAGTTCACACTTTGGGGATCCATCTATGCATGCGTACATCTCCTCTTCTGTAAAGTACTCCCACTTTAAAACTTCAAATCGAGTATTTGGTTCAAAGGGTGGGTTGATCCCAATCGGCCAATGGGCACTTCGGTTGCCCTCAAATGCCACCACGCTGACATTCATGATTTCTGCCTGTGGAACGTGAAAACAAATGCATCCATCAAGCGAGACATGTAATACTGCGCTGAAGGGGCGAATACTCCACCACCACCAAGTTTTTTGGACCTACCTCAGAGATAACAGGCGATTTGATTTGTGACACTTGAAAATCCGCTTACCTGGAGCTTAGCAATCTCATCGTAAGTCTTCTGCAGTTCAATCTCAGTGAAGTATCTGTGGAGTCGGTACATCTGTTCGGGGTCAGACACTGGATGGACAGTCAGAGCTTTTTTGAACTGCTCACTCTGCTCTTTGCTTGGATCAGAGTTTTTTCCCAACTGGTAGTGGTGGTAGCGGAGCCCCTATGACAGAAGGAGAATTTGACagatttaacattaaaaaaaaaacatttacgcTAGAagttttgcatttgtttttacCAGGTCGAGATTGAGTACATTTTCATTCAatgaaaatgatcattttaacattaattaaaattgCATTTGATTTTATGAGCTCACAGTTCAgttattttaacaaaattaaaatattttgaatacatgaaaaattacatttaaatgttttaaaatcaattaaattaagatttttttccatttaaattaattaaatgacacaattaaataattttcagTGAGTTTAAAGAAAACAgccttaataattttttttaattaaacaattcattcattcattttctaccgcttatcctcacaagggtcgcgggggtactggagcctatcccagctgtcttcgggcgagaggtggggtacaccctggactggtggccagccaatcacagggcacatatagacaaacaaccattcacactcacattcatacctatggacaatttggagtggccaattaacctagcatgtttttggaatgggggaggaaaccggagtacccggagaaaacccacacatgcacggggagaacatgcaaactccacacagagatggccgaggatggaattgaactcgggtctcctagcctgcgcactaaccacttgaccacgtGCAGCCCATGTACGATTCACAAATTACAGAAACAAAATTACACATAATATCATATCTTATAGTCGACAATGTTTCTTTTTAGGAAAGTGCAACTATAATGGTAACTGTCTGACTTATTGTTGAATTTTAAAGAAATTTAAAGTTCCTTTATCGTCTATTGTTCCCAATCTCAACTGACAAATCCCGGCACACTGCTTTCATCCAATCAATTTGCCTTTGTCCATTTACGCATTTTACCAGGAAAGTGTTCCCAAATTGGAGACTTCACAGAcggatattatttttttagctcTGTTTCGGCTTGGTACTATCACCAGTCATGATTCTTGCTAGTCAAAGGTCGGGCTGAGTGAAAGTTACACTAGCAGCCATAGCCCCATCATGTAGTACAGTTACACCCCTACTTACAACAGATTGGGGCATTTTAGGCCACAACAGACCAAACTTAACAGACCAGTAAGGTCATGGAAATAAGATATGCAGCATGGTCTCTAAAAAAGAAAGCGAGTAAGTGATCCCTATTACTTCATTGTGTGAAGCTCTGTGGGAACAGTTGGCTTTTTCCATAAATTTGGTTGGTTTTGGCTCACTTAGACCGTAGAAAATCTGGGCACAAATATTTTAACACAAATGATTAGTCATAGCACCCGTACAACATATTGTAGGGTTGGGCGTCACAGCTGTCAGTGATTTGCCGGTCATTATCTTCAATCAGTTTTCCAAATGTTACAGCatgattaatgaatgaataaaatcccACACTGGTTGACAAATCAGAACGTTGGCTTGTCACCTCCCCACCAAAGACAACTCACGGCTCTTCTCTTGATTTCTTTCCACTCTCCAGCCCACATAGTAAAAGGAGGGTATTAGCAACCTACCCcgttatataaatattatatataaccaAGCCCAGtaattatacttttatataGCAGTGTTTCAGTTTTAAGTACAAATAGGTCAAGGCCATGACGGTTCAGAATCCTTGCTATAACTTTCCCACAGCTGTTTGAAACGACCTTCTCCAATCAGTTTTCCCTTTTTCCTTTCGCTGCCTTCTTTTCCTCCACTTTAACACGACACACTGGAAAGCAAAGTGAAGAAAATATCAGCACGATGTAGCCTGAATCTGATTCTTGCAAGTTAAAACCaagtggatgtatggatggagaAGAGGAGGGACAACACATAATCCAAAGTATATATCTATAATGTGCTGTTTACAAAAGAAGCACACTATTTGTGCTACACAGATACAGTATACGCTGGAAACACACCCTTCGTGTCCGCCGCCATCACAAGCATCAAAAGCCTTCCGTTTTGCTTCTAATACAGACCAGACGCAAAGCAAGAAGCTATGCCGTAATTATGGGGCCAAATTATGCCATTTAATTACGGATTGATCTAAAAATCATGTAGTGTCCAAATCATCACAAATGTTATCACTGGCATAAATTTCAGTGcaatgttttattataatttttcatgAATGTAGAGAGAGTTGATGGTTAGCTGAGTGCTACCAGCAGGTTAGCAGTGGagagagtggccgacagcagatcctgtgtgaatgttcactgcatgTGTTGTATTAACTCTGCTTAATAAAATGACTGAAGTGCATCATGAGTTTCTCCTTAAGCACAAAACAGTGGAAGTAGAGTAGTATTCCATACTAGCctctgggtgtcagtaatgttacagtgATGAGGCAATGGCCACCAGGAAGTACACTGCCAACGCTAATGTATGAgacttattttatattatttatgtcaaAGATGCGGCTGCATGGCAAGGCGAGTGGTTGgcatgcaggcctcatagctagaagaccggcgttcaattccaccctaggccatctctgtgtggagtttgcatgttctccccggcaGACGTGGGTTTTCTAccgggactccggcttccttccccattccaaaaacatgctaggttaattggccactccgaaTTGTACATTAATGAATGGCCCATGTCAGTCAAGCCAAGAGAGCATAGCATGCCTTTCACTTAGTGAGGCTAAAACTGACGGCACTTCAATCATCTCGGGACAGTTTTATATCAAATCAGTTGTTGTGGTGTGTAAAAGCTGCATAATAAAAGCTATGTTATTGCCCAAAAGCATCTGTACATAACAAATGTTGCAAGTTATGGCATACAGAATATGTTCCTTACCTCATAGTTGTTGACACAGTTTGTAGCCGTATAGTCAATGATGCATCTCCCGAGCCACTCATCAGGCCTGGCGCTGAGGATATCGTTCCTGCAGTTTTCCAGGAACGGTTGAAGCCGAAGAAGAAGGGTACGAGACAGGAGGTACCCGAACCCTCCGTAGCAGTACCTCCCTTCCATCTCTCCACCAATGAACTCCTCGGGACAGCCCATATATAGCTCTCGATCAATACTCAGGTGATCCACAAGATTTTTGATTCTGTCGGCTTCAGTGTAGACGTCATCTTGGACCAAGTAAAACCAATCATAGTCTTTgatgtaatggtcaaagatgTATTTAACAGTCTGAAACATGTTCCAGATTAGCCTTTCGTCCCCATGCGTGACTACGAACATGCCATGGGGGACTTTGCGGTTGCGTGTGCCGGTGAAGAAGACCACAGGGTCCAGGTGATGGCTAATAGTGCGATTGACAGCTACACCCAGGGTGTTTATGGTGTTTTTAGACGTCAGGACTCCAACGAAGAGACGCTCGCGCATCCCCAATTCTGTGCTTATGTATTTTGCCCTGAAAGAGACACCAAATAGCAACTGAGTACAACGTCTACAGCACAGATTCCCGACGGGTGGATCTTAATCTTGCAAATGTATTCTGTCATTGAGATCAACTCACTCTACCCTTGCCCCTTTGCCCCAGGATGAGCCATTGCCCTATGCCCATTTTGTCAGGAGCCACATGCATCGTGATCCCTGTGAACTCGATTCAAGAAACTCACAATTTGAAATGTTGTTTGGACACAAAGATATAAAGAAGGTACATTTTTGTTGAATGAACACAATTTGCACTAAAGAAGAGGTCAACTTGACCTAAAGTTGCACAAAATGTTTTGGCAAATTCCTTTCGTGTGAAGAGTGTCCCTTACTCCTGCCAAAAAGCCACACTGCTCATGTCCAGATAAGGAGTGAGTCCTGGTGATGCCACGTCATTGTTATCCTCTAAAACCCGACTTAACTGTGGTTGGTCTCCAGCCTAAAATGTACTAGCCCCGTCTCTTGTTTAGCCTTAGAATGTGTTTCACTGTACTTCATGCGTTTTATACATCAGATGTGTGGATCTGGAATGTGCATCATAGTTAACCATTTATGTGTCATATTTGAAATCACTATGAAAGAAATAACCACGAGCAATCTAAAGGGGTGATGGTGAGTCCCTCACCCAAACCAGTTCCGAACAATCAGTCCACACATCATGAAATGCCTTCCATTTGGATAAAGGCTCATATGATTTGTCTATATTGCTAGGGGTTATCAGAAAATCTAATTAGCAAAGTACGTAAGTTTTGACTTTTGTAAATGTTTCCGCAATAGAATAAGCAATTTTATCATCAGCTGTGTTTTTGAGGCGCTttggcatttatttaaaaacggTGACCATCTGATTAATCATTGATAGGACACTTATTTATACACATCTACTTAAAACAAACCGACATCCAACTTGTCGTCCATGCAAACCGAACATCATATTTCTGCCAAAAACGCAGCGCAAACATTAGTGCGCcgaaaatgtatttctgtttAAGCATATGACATCTACTGTGTGCTTTGTATTTCCAAGAACCCTGCAGGTCACCTTTTTTAAAGGGACTTTAAACATCAAGTCTCTTGGGGTGCCAGGGCTAATATTTGAACAGGGGTAGAATCCAGGAAAAGTTggacatttgaatgcatcaacACAGCAAAAATACAGTATGGTGTCTGAGGTTCTCCGCTGCTTGGCTAAAGTTTATTAGGTACACATTAGTAGTAACACACGAGTAAACACAGCATACATATGGATGTGCTTAAAATACATAGTGTTCATAGTAAATTGAAGTAAgttatttagatcaggggtctcaaacacgcggcccgcgcgccaaatgtggcccacaggacactagtttgaggtccccgccttgatatgaaagtttaatgttagtgcggcccgcacaagtttgatatggatgctgtatggtatcatgtacccagaaaaaattattatgtttgattaatgttcatgttaaaggttaaataactgttaatagttatcctccctatccgtggggaagtggtaagttcttggcttttaagtttaaaggaaataacttggaggctaccgtttaggtcgctagctctctagtttgcgagttagcatgtgtcacaagaccctgcagttgcgtatAAGTTGCGtataagtataaatgtgactatagttgtgttttgtcatgtctacagggctctaataatgctttgttcattttaatctgaaaaaaataatgtctacccaccaactatatgtggtttcttaagtttttattatttgccgttttattattattattattattatatttatttatttatttatgactgattgattgattgattttctttattcttgatttgtttatttatttttcatcttattttgtgtagaaaaataaaaagtaagatatttgagaacagtggaatgttttatgagagcttttcttgtagaaaatcggaaccaaagcaaagtttattcatttttctgtttttaataaatgcgttttttgttgtttttttttttggaaaacctgatgcggcccagcctcgcccagacccgagctccagtggcccccaagtaaattgagtttgagacccctgatttagatagTCCGTTTGCTCTGCCAGTATGGTTCATTTGGTCAAGTGTGACCAAACGGAAACCAAGACCGCCTGATTGATGAGGGTCAATCCCCTTGCCATGTCACCTTTATGGGCTGCATGTGGACGCACATTCAGGCCTGAAGTATAACTGTCACTTAATTCGGATGAAGTTTGTAAACCACATGCCACTTAAAATTAGACTTATTAAGTATTGGCTTACTTCATGATACAGCGATCACACCTACCTGAAAACTTTCTTAGGAGTACTTGGCTTGACTTGATTATACGGGACTACTCGTGGTTCGAAATCCGCCTCGGACTCCACGTCGTTGAGGACTGAAATGGAATTGGTCTTCCTAGCTCCTTTAAAGTGTTCGTCCTGAGCCAAAGCAGCGCCATCAGCGTCGTGCCCGTCCACATAACATGCTTCTTCTGTCCAGTTCACACTCAGCAAACTCAAGGAGAATCCTAAAGAAATGCCGATTACTACCGGGCCCAGCGACCTCAGGGCAGAAAAAAGGGCTGAAAATCTCATCTTGCGCGTCCGCTCCTCTTTCCTGATGCGCTTTCGGAGCCTCCAACCTCTCTACATACACGCTACAGGTCAACTACATCAAGTCGGCGATGTTTCCACATCCAACTTCTACCAAAGACGCAAGTTCTTCCTTAGAAATTACGTAGGAGTCTTACGTGTCAGATAGCTGCTTACATAGCTCCGCCCTCTCCAATGGAAGAATCACCCGCAGGCGGCTCTAGTTCCTGTGTGTCCTCATGCGCTTAAAGCTGTGCGGAaggcactgtgtgtgtatgttggcCGTCGTGAGACGACCAGTTCACCTGCGTTGCCATGTGACGTCACCACACAATCCCTTGCAGGGAATCCTCAGCAGGGGTGggcatgtcttttttttatagtacaataaaaaaagtctCGTTTTCTGAACATTCAGATTAGAAAAATTAATATCCAACAGAGCAACTACAGTATTTGATAAAAGtcagtacacccctcacatgtTTATTACTCTATGTTTTCACAGGACAATACTACAGATAAAATGTGATATACTTAAGAATAATCAGaatataacttattttttaaacataacttTTTAAACCTGTTTAAAGATATTCTTTTTG
This is a stretch of genomic DNA from Doryrhamphus excisus isolate RoL2022-K1 chromosome 9, RoL_Dexc_1.0, whole genome shotgun sequence. It encodes these proteins:
- the chpfa gene encoding chondroitin sulfate synthase 2, translating into MRFSALFSALRSLGPVVIGISLGFSLSLLSVNWTEEACYVDGHDADGAALAQDEHFKGARKTNSISVLNDVESEADFEPRVVPYNQVKPSTPKKVFRAKYISTELGMRERLFVGVLTSKNTINTLGVAVNRTISHHLDPVVFFTGTRNRKVPHGMFVVTHGDERLIWNMFQTVKYIFDHYIKDYDWFYLVQDDVYTEADRIKNLVDHLSIDRELYMGCPEEFIGGEMEGRYCYGGFGYLLSRTLLLRLQPFLENCRNDILSARPDEWLGRCIIDYTATNCVNNYEGLRYHHYQLGKNSDPSKEQSEQFKKALTVHPVSDPEQMYRLHRYFTEIELQKTYDEIAKLQAEIMNVSVVAFEGNRSAHWPIGINPPFEPNTRFEVLKWEYFTEEEMYACIDGSPKCELRGIDRMDVADVIDVAVGELNKKYKPVLLLKKQHLINGYRRFDPTRGMEYTLDLQLEAVNQKGRSRSISKRVHLVRPLSQVEIIPMPYVTEATRVHVIIPISVLERDYVEHFLKVFASNSFETSENAILTFLFIYDPVEAQQVHQNDIFASVKTEINILEGKFSSVKIPWISVKTETPSQIKFMDIISKKHPVDTLFLLAGVNTNINAEFLNRCRMNSINNWQVFFPIHFQDYNPDVVYHNEPRPTTVDLGKDSGHFNRWSFDEACFYNADYMATRTKMLEDVQENEEILETLDIYDMFVKYSGLHVFRAVEPALHQGYHYQACNPRLSEDIYHRCVQSNLEGLGSRPKLAMVLFEQEQGNST